A window of the Salvelinus sp. IW2-2015 linkage group LG3, ASM291031v2, whole genome shotgun sequence genome harbors these coding sequences:
- the LOC111982118 gene encoding forkhead box protein M1-like isoform X1, whose protein sequence is MRQSPRRPLILRRRKLPFQLNEPTLDGSIDEPDGLRHKGPSTSKPSGGQCFADGIRIMDHPTMPGTQVVVIPKTADLQSVIGALTAKGKECGSQGPNKFILLSGGGCIEDGADSFRQPSYMSSHSSGRSSMALVTQPEKATTMDCLKDTRTLTTIKPLNRDLDCSPLDDSLTNIQWLGRMNTDGLEPDPAKKAANKENHDACQQILQSQSERMEAHMVVKDPLSERPPYSYMAMIQFAINSKKSRRMTLKEIYTWIEDHFPYFRKVAKPGWKNSIRHNLSLHDMFIRETTQDGKISYWTIRPEANRCLTLDQVYKTESDPTSVSSRTMQVCDQHQQKRIAPEIKKTSASAPERKMKPLLPRADSYLVPIQLPFTQSLFLSSSTQLPLSAPQQKSSSTGGGKRVRIAPKVTYSDASTVMLYAPPVEEMKEEQVCVPLTSVTPRAILTNTRKEVSSSRRKQRLVLPSNEEPVLLFPDSTFFDSGLASDGSALQDAELDPRPEPDSPCREFSFKTPIKSSHPASSTPSKPPTVLLEPWRVTPLGKERGGMLDFSPIRTPGPSFTPHRHDHTPFSFSSTPFKDLPLFNSPRELLTSARSSSAAGPXGTCSPGLERLQGCSRELQIGGPSTANRSLTEGLVLDTMNDSLSKILVDISFSGLEDDDLGMGNISWSQLIPELK, encoded by the exons ATGAGACAGAGCCCAAGAAGGCCCCTGATCCTTAGGAGGAGGAAGCTTCCTTTCCAGCTAAATGAACCAACACTTGATGGCTCAATTGATGAGCCGGATGGACTACGACACAAGGGACCATCCACATCCAAACCCTCAGGTGGCCAGTGCTTTGCTGATGGCATCCGCATCATGGACCATCCCACTATGCCTGGCACACAAGTGGTTGTCATCCCCAAAACTGCAGACCTTCAGAGTGTAATTGGGGCCCTCACTGCCAAGGGAAAGGAGTGTGGCTCTCAAGGACCAAACAAATTCATCCTTCTAAGTGGTGGCGGCTGTATCGAGGATGGTGCAGATTCTTTCAGGCAACCTAGCTATATGAGCAGTCACAGCTCTGGTAGGAGTAGCATGGCTCTTGTCACACAGCCAGAGAAGGCAACAACAATGGACTGCCTAAAGGATACTAGGACTTTGACTACAATTAAACCAT TGAATAGGGACCTTGATTGCAGTCCTCTAGATGACAGCCTTACTAACATCCAGTGGCTTGGGAGGATGAATACAGACGGTCTTGAACCAGATCCTGCTAAGAAAGCTGCCAACAAAGAGAATCATGACGCTTGCCAACAGATTCTCCAG TCACAAAGTGAGCGAATGGAAGCACACATGGTTGTCAAAGACCCCTTGTCAGAGAGACCACCCTACTCGTACATGGCAATGATTCAGTTTGCCATCAACAGTAAGAAGAGCAGGAGGATGACATTGAAAGAGATCTACACTTGGATTGAGGATCACTTTCCATATTTCAGAAAGGTGGCTAAGCCAGGCTGGAAG AATTCCATCCGCCACAATCTCTCCCTGCATGACATGTTCATCCGTGAGACAACACAAGATGGCAAGATCTCCTACTGGACCATCCGCCCAGAGGCCAATCGCTGCCTTACTCTTGACCAGGTTTACAAG ACTGAGTCTGATCCAACTTCCGTCTCGTCTCGGACCATGCAGGTCTGTGACCAACAT CAACAAAAGAGAATTGCTCCTGAAATCAAGAAAACATCTGCSAGTGCCCCTG AGAGGAAGATGAAGCCCCTTCTTCCTCGTGCAGACTCCTACCTGGTCCCCATCCAGCTGCCTTTCACCCAGTCACTCTTCCTGTCCTCGTCCACACAGctccccctctctgccccccAACAGAAATCTAGCTCCACAGGAGGGGGKAAGAGGGTCCGTATAGCTCCCAAG GTTACGTACAGTGATGCCTCCACAGTGATGCTGTATGCTCCTCCAGTtgaggagatgaaggaggagcAGGTCTGTGTGCCCCTGACCTCTGTTACCCCTAGAGCCATTCTGACCAACACCAGGAAGGAAGTCAGCAGCTCCCGTCGCAAGCAGCGCCTCGTCCTGCCTTCCAACGAGGAGCCTGTGCTCCTCTTCCCCGACAGCACCTTCTTCGACTCGGGCCTGGCCTCCGACGGCTCCGCCTTACAGGACGCCGAGCTCGATCCCCGGCCGGAGCCTGACAGCCCCTGCAGGGAGTTCTCTTTCAAGACCCCCATCAAGAGCAGCCACCCAGCCTCCTCCACCCCCAGCAAGCCACCCACTGTGCTGTTAGAGCCCTGGAGGGTGACCCCGCTGGGCAAGGAGAGAGGTGGCATGCTGGACTTCAGCCCCATCCGCACCCCCGGCCCCAGCTTCACCCCGCACCGCCATGACCACACCCCCTTCAGCTTCAGTAGCACTCCCTTTAAGGACCTGCCCTTGTTCAACTCCCCTCGCGAGCTGCTCACCTCTGCACGCTCCTCATCCGCGGCTGGCCCCAKCGGCACCTGCTCCCCGGGGCTGGAGCGTCTGCAGGGCTGCTCTAGAGAGCTCCAGATCGGGGGTCCCTCCACAGCTAACCGCTCCCTTACGGAGGGCTTGGTCCTGGACACCATGAACGACAGCCTGAGCAAG
- the LOC111982118 gene encoding forkhead box protein M1-like isoform X2 yields MNTDGLEPDPAKKAANKENHDACQQILQSQSERMEAHMVVKDPLSERPPYSYMAMIQFAINSKKSRRMTLKEIYTWIEDHFPYFRKVAKPGWKNSIRHNLSLHDMFIRETTQDGKISYWTIRPEANRCLTLDQVYKTESDPTSVSSRTMQVCDQHQQKRIAPEIKKTSASAPERKMKPLLPRADSYLVPIQLPFTQSLFLSSSTQLPLSAPQQKSSSTGGGKRVRIAPKVTYSDASTVMLYAPPVEEMKEEQVCVPLTSVTPRAILTNTRKEVSSSRRKQRLVLPSNEEPVLLFPDSTFFDSGLASDGSALQDAELDPRPEPDSPCREFSFKTPIKSSHPASSTPSKPPTVLLEPWRVTPLGKERGGMLDFSPIRTPGPSFTPHRHDHTPFSFSSTPFKDLPLFNSPRELLTSARSSSAAGPXGTCSPGLERLQGCSRELQIGGPSTANRSLTEGLVLDTMNDSLSKILVDISFSGLEDDDLGMGNISWSQLIPELK; encoded by the exons ATGAATACAGACGGTCTTGAACCAGATCCTGCTAAGAAAGCTGCCAACAAAGAGAATCATGACGCTTGCCAACAGATTCTCCAG TCACAAAGTGAGCGAATGGAAGCACACATGGTTGTCAAAGACCCCTTGTCAGAGAGACCACCCTACTCGTACATGGCAATGATTCAGTTTGCCATCAACAGTAAGAAGAGCAGGAGGATGACATTGAAAGAGATCTACACTTGGATTGAGGATCACTTTCCATATTTCAGAAAGGTGGCTAAGCCAGGCTGGAAG AATTCCATCCGCCACAATCTCTCCCTGCATGACATGTTCATCCGTGAGACAACACAAGATGGCAAGATCTCCTACTGGACCATCCGCCCAGAGGCCAATCGCTGCCTTACTCTTGACCAGGTTTACAAG ACTGAGTCTGATCCAACTTCCGTCTCGTCTCGGACCATGCAGGTCTGTGACCAACAT CAACAAAAGAGAATTGCTCCTGAAATCAAGAAAACATCTGCSAGTGCCCCTG AGAGGAAGATGAAGCCCCTTCTTCCTCGTGCAGACTCCTACCTGGTCCCCATCCAGCTGCCTTTCACCCAGTCACTCTTCCTGTCCTCGTCCACACAGctccccctctctgccccccAACAGAAATCTAGCTCCACAGGAGGGGGKAAGAGGGTCCGTATAGCTCCCAAG GTTACGTACAGTGATGCCTCCACAGTGATGCTGTATGCTCCTCCAGTtgaggagatgaaggaggagcAGGTCTGTGTGCCCCTGACCTCTGTTACCCCTAGAGCCATTCTGACCAACACCAGGAAGGAAGTCAGCAGCTCCCGTCGCAAGCAGCGCCTCGTCCTGCCTTCCAACGAGGAGCCTGTGCTCCTCTTCCCCGACAGCACCTTCTTCGACTCGGGCCTGGCCTCCGACGGCTCCGCCTTACAGGACGCCGAGCTCGATCCCCGGCCGGAGCCTGACAGCCCCTGCAGGGAGTTCTCTTTCAAGACCCCCATCAAGAGCAGCCACCCAGCCTCCTCCACCCCCAGCAAGCCACCCACTGTGCTGTTAGAGCCCTGGAGGGTGACCCCGCTGGGCAAGGAGAGAGGTGGCATGCTGGACTTCAGCCCCATCCGCACCCCCGGCCCCAGCTTCACCCCGCACCGCCATGACCACACCCCCTTCAGCTTCAGTAGCACTCCCTTTAAGGACCTGCCCTTGTTCAACTCCCCTCGCGAGCTGCTCACCTCTGCACGCTCCTCATCCGCGGCTGGCCCCAKCGGCACCTGCTCCCCGGGGCTGGAGCGTCTGCAGGGCTGCTCTAGAGAGCTCCAGATCGGGGGTCCCTCCACAGCTAACCGCTCCCTTACGGAGGGCTTGGTCCTGGACACCATGAACGACAGCCTGAGCAAG